A stretch of Lentimicrobium sp. L6 DNA encodes these proteins:
- a CDS encoding DEAD/DEAH box helicase, with translation MNFKEMGLAPEVLKAIGELGFESPTPVQEKCIPFIYESTQDLIANAQTGTGKTAAFGLPILGNIEHSDKSVQALILSPTRELAVQIANDIKAYSKYSNLVDVIAVYGGASMETQVRELNKGGQIVVGTPGRVADLIKRRKLKVGNIKYLVLDEADEMLSMGFKDELDDILSNTPSTRQTLLFSATMPKGVAAISKNYMTDPVKIALGKQNQGADNVSHIYHQVQAKDRYAALKRIVDMNPGVYGIVFVRTRRDAQEVAEKLMQDGYNADALHGDLSQPQREYVMARFRSRNLQLLVATDVAARGLDVDDLTHVINYNIPDDTEVYVHRSGRTGRAGKSGISISIIHGREQGKIRIIERMIGKKFEKKPVPNGKDICETQLFHLMDKMEKVEVDEKQIGPFLPAIYRQLEHLSKEDIITRFASVEFNRFLEYYSDAHDLNEREPRRGEDRDERPREGKKNRKDIDYSRFYVNLGTKNGISPGKLIGLLTQRPEFKSIEIGEIELFKKFSFIEVDKNFESQVFDHLENLDYQGVPVRVELTKSKATPPTKRKPSNFGNRKPKGGGGFERKGYDRSKKFRNNRNKS, from the coding sequence ATGAATTTTAAAGAAATGGGCTTGGCCCCTGAAGTATTAAAAGCCATTGGTGAGCTTGGATTCGAATCACCTACTCCTGTTCAGGAAAAATGTATTCCGTTTATTTATGAAAGTACACAGGACTTAATTGCCAATGCCCAAACAGGTACTGGTAAAACAGCTGCCTTTGGATTACCTATATTAGGAAATATAGAACATTCAGATAAAAGTGTACAGGCACTTATTTTATCTCCAACACGAGAACTAGCCGTTCAAATAGCAAATGATATTAAAGCATACTCAAAATACTCAAATTTGGTTGATGTGATTGCCGTTTATGGTGGAGCATCAATGGAAACCCAAGTTAGAGAATTAAATAAAGGAGGCCAAATTGTAGTAGGTACTCCTGGTAGAGTTGCCGACTTAATAAAAAGAAGAAAACTAAAAGTAGGGAATATTAAGTATCTAGTTTTAGATGAAGCAGATGAGATGCTCAGTATGGGTTTTAAAGATGAATTAGATGATATTTTATCAAATACTCCATCTACTCGTCAAACTCTACTTTTTTCGGCTACTATGCCAAAAGGAGTAGCGGCTATCTCTAAAAATTACATGACCGATCCTGTTAAGATAGCGCTTGGAAAGCAAAACCAGGGAGCTGATAATGTGAGTCATATTTATCATCAAGTTCAGGCTAAAGATAGATATGCAGCATTAAAAAGAATTGTAGATATGAATCCTGGAGTGTATGGGATTGTATTTGTTAGAACTCGTCGTGATGCGCAAGAAGTAGCTGAGAAATTAATGCAGGATGGTTATAATGCCGATGCATTACATGGTGATTTATCACAGCCACAAAGAGAGTATGTAATGGCTCGTTTTAGAAGCAGAAACCTTCAGTTGTTAGTGGCTACAGACGTGGCAGCTAGAGGCTTAGATGTAGATGACTTGACTCATGTAATCAACTATAATATTCCAGATGATACAGAAGTATATGTTCACCGAAGTGGTAGAACAGGTAGAGCAGGAAAGAGTGGTATCAGCATTTCTATTATCCATGGTCGCGAGCAAGGTAAGATTAGAATTATTGAGCGAATGATTGGTAAGAAGTTTGAGAAAAAGCCAGTTCCAAATGGAAAAGATATTTGTGAGACCCAATTGTTTCACCTAATGGATAAAATGGAGAAGGTCGAAGTTGATGAAAAACAAATCGGACCATTCCTACCAGCTATTTATAGGCAATTAGAACATCTTAGCAAAGAAGACATTATCACTCGTTTCGCTTCTGTTGAGTTTAATAGGTTCTTAGAGTATTATAGCGATGCTCATGATTTGAATGAGAGAGAACCTAGAAGGGGTGAAGATAGAGATGAGAGACCAAGAGAAGGAAAGAAGAACAGAAAAGACATTGATTATAGTCGTTTTTATGTGAATCTAGGTACCAAGAATGGAATAAGCCCTGGTAAACTGATCGGTCTTCTTACTCAGCGCCCTGAGTTTAAAAGTATTGAAATTGGAGAAATTGAATTATTTAAGAAATTTAGTTTCATAGAAGTTGATAAAAATTTTGAAAGTCAAGTTTTCGATCACCTTGAGAATTTAGATTATCAAGGTGTACCTGTAAGGGTTGAATTAACTAAGTCTAAAGCGACTCCTCCTACTAAAAGAAAACCAAGTAATTTTGGTAATAGAAAACCAAAAGGTGGAGGAGGTTTCGAAAGAAAAGGATACGATAGAAGTAAGAAATTTAGGAATAATAGAAATAAATCCTAG